The following proteins are encoded in a genomic region of Alphaproteobacteria bacterium:
- a CDS encoding pyridoxal-phosphate dependent enzyme: protein MAISTRLSASLSPANESVLDLIGNTPMVRVRNLDTGPCELFLKLESQNPGGSIKDRIALSLVTAAEQSGALKPGGILVEATAGNTGLGLALIASQKGYGLKLVIPDKMSQEKVFHLKALGAEVILTRSDVGKGHPDYYQDRARRLAEETPGAFYVNQFENPANPATHENGTGPEIWAQLDHRLDAVVCGVGSGGTLTGLGRFFARVAPHVEMILADPKGSILAPFVEHGVMIEPGSWLVEGIGEDFIPKNCELSFVKRAYTVTDAESIAMARETLRREGILCGSSSGTMMAAALRYCRAQTEPKRVVSFVCDSGNKYLSKIYNEYWLDDQGFVERVPANDLRDLIARPYLRGQAIIAAPDDALQQVYAKMKTFDISQLPVMEHGGVVGMIDEMDILMTVTGNDKGFAIPARTVMSTKLVTLEADRSLEDLAAVLARGLVGCIMDKQQFLGLITPADFLNYLRKRTGKA from the coding sequence ATGGCAATTTCCACGCGGCTTTCCGCCAGCCTTTCCCCGGCGAACGAGTCTGTGCTCGATCTGATCGGCAATACGCCGATGGTGCGCGTGCGCAACCTCGACACCGGCCCGTGCGAATTATTCCTCAAACTGGAAAGCCAGAATCCTGGCGGCTCGATCAAGGACAGGATCGCGCTGTCGCTGGTCACGGCGGCGGAGCAAAGCGGGGCGCTGAAACCGGGCGGCATTCTGGTGGAGGCGACGGCGGGCAATACCGGCCTTGGCCTCGCGCTGATCGCAAGCCAGAAGGGCTACGGCCTTAAGCTCGTCATTCCCGACAAGATGAGCCAGGAGAAAGTCTTCCACCTCAAGGCGCTCGGTGCGGAAGTCATTCTGACCCGCTCCGATGTCGGCAAAGGGCATCCCGATTATTATCAGGATCGCGCCCGCCGTCTGGCGGAAGAGACGCCCGGCGCGTTTTACGTCAATCAGTTTGAGAACCCGGCCAATCCCGCCACGCATGAGAACGGCACCGGCCCGGAAATATGGGCGCAGCTCGATCACCGGCTCGACGCGGTGGTATGCGGCGTCGGCTCGGGCGGAACGCTGACGGGCCTCGGGCGCTTCTTCGCCCGCGTCGCGCCGCATGTCGAGATGATTCTCGCCGACCCCAAAGGCTCGATCCTGGCGCCTTTCGTCGAACATGGCGTGATGATCGAGCCCGGAAGCTGGCTGGTGGAAGGCATCGGCGAGGATTTCATTCCCAAAAACTGCGAACTGTCTTTCGTCAAGCGCGCCTATACCGTCACCGACGCGGAAAGCATCGCCATGGCGCGCGAAACCTTGCGGCGCGAGGGCATTCTGTGCGGCTCGTCCTCCGGCACCATGATGGCGGCCGCGCTGCGCTATTGCCGCGCGCAGACCGAACCCAAGCGCGTGGTCAGCTTCGTCTGCGACAGCGGCAATAAATACCTGTCTAAGATTTACAATGAATATTGGCTCGACGATCAGGGATTCGTCGAGCGCGTCCCCGCCAATGATTTGCGCGATCTCATCGCGCGGCCTTATCTGCGCGGCCAAGCTATCATCGCCGCCCCGGACGATGCCTTGCAGCAGGTGTATGCGAAAATGAAAACATTCGACATATCGCAGCTGCCTGTCATGGAGCACGGCGGCGTAGTCGGCATGATCGACGAAATGGATATTCTCATGACCGTGACCGGCAATGACAAAGGCTTTGCCATTCCCGCGCGCACGGTCATGAGTACGAAACTGGTGACGCTGGAAGCGGATCGCTCTCTCGAAGATTTGGCGGCGGTCTTGGCGCGGGGCCTGGTGGGCTGCATCATGGACAAGCAGCAGTTTCTCGGCTTGATCACCCCCGCGGATTTTCTGAATTACCTGCGCAAGAGAACCGGAAAGGCGTAA
- a CDS encoding PLP-dependent aspartate aminotransferase family protein produces the protein MSIDNKDDLMKGFDTRAIHAGQYPDPSTGAVITPIYATSTYAQEAPGVHKGLVYGRGHNPTRFAFERAIAALEGGARGFAFASGLAASSAVLDTLDHGAHIVAMDDLYGGTYRLFERVRRRSSGLDITYADLTEPGNLAKAVRPNTRMVWIETPTNPLLKLVDLSAIAEEAKRLKLVTVADNTFASPWIQRPLEHGIDIVLHSATKYINGHSDVIGGAVVTGDAELAESLGFIQNAVGGISGAFDSFLMHRGLKTLGLRMQRHSENAMRLAHWLEARPEVARVIYPGLRSHPQHTLALRQMRAYGGMITIVLKGGLEAATSMLKRSRIFTLAESLGGVESLIEHPAIMTHASIPRETREKIGIEDGLIRLSVGIEDAADLEADLAQALR, from the coding sequence ATGAGCATAGATAACAAAGACGATCTGATGAAAGGCTTTGACACCCGCGCGATTCATGCGGGGCAATATCCCGATCCGTCCACCGGCGCGGTGATCACGCCGATTTACGCGACCTCGACCTATGCGCAGGAAGCGCCCGGCGTGCATAAGGGATTGGTATATGGACGCGGCCATAACCCGACGCGCTTCGCCTTCGAACGGGCCATCGCGGCGCTGGAAGGCGGCGCGCGCGGCTTCGCTTTCGCTTCGGGGCTTGCGGCGTCGTCGGCCGTGCTGGATACGCTCGATCACGGCGCGCATATCGTCGCGATGGACGATCTTTATGGCGGCACCTACCGGCTGTTCGAGCGGGTGCGTCGGCGCTCGTCGGGCCTTGATATCACCTATGCCGATCTGACCGAGCCGGGCAATCTCGCCAAGGCCGTGCGGCCCAATACGCGCATGGTCTGGATCGAGACGCCCACCAATCCGCTGCTCAAGCTCGTCGATCTTTCCGCGATTGCCGAAGAGGCCAAGCGGCTCAAGCTGGTCACGGTCGCCGACAATACGTTCGCCTCGCCGTGGATTCAGCGCCCGCTCGAGCATGGGATCGATATCGTGCTCCACTCCGCCACCAAATATATCAACGGCCATTCCGACGTCATCGGCGGCGCGGTCGTCACCGGCGACGCGGAACTGGCCGAGAGCCTCGGCTTCATTCAAAACGCGGTCGGCGGCATCTCCGGCGCGTTCGACAGTTTCCTGATGCATCGCGGATTGAAAACTCTGGGGCTGCGCATGCAGCGCCACAGCGAGAACGCCATGCGGCTCGCGCACTGGCTCGAAGCCAGGCCGGAGGTCGCGCGCGTGATCTATCCGGGCCTCAGAAGCCACCCTCAGCATACGTTGGCGCTGCGGCAGATGCGCGCCTATGGCGGCATGATCACGATCGTCCTGAAGGGCGGGCTAGAGGCGGCGACAAGCATGCTGAAGCGCAGCCGGATTTTTACGCTGGCCGAGAGTTTGGGCGGCGTCGAGAGCCTGATCGAGCATCCGGCGATCATGACCCATGCGTCGATCCCGCGCGAAACCCGCGAGAAAATCGGCATCGAGGACGGGCTGATACGCCTTTCGGTCGGCATCGAGGACGCGGCGGATCTGGAAGCCGATCTGGCGCAGGCGCTCCGGTAA
- the ald gene encoding alanine dehydrogenase, with the protein MLIGVPREIKNHEYRVGLTPEAVLELAQRGHKVLVESGAGGGIGVTDGDYVQAGAAIAADAKSLFAEAEMIVKVKEPQPQECAMLRPGQILFTYLHLAAEPEIARALQKSGAVCIAYETVTDAAGRLPLLAPMSEVAGRMAVQAGAHYLEKAHGGRGVLLSGVPGTSRGKVMILGGGTVGANAAQVACGMGAEVTVFDRSLPRLRELDLAFGGALNTHYATTGAIEKALRRADLVIGAVLVPGAAAPRLVTRAALKTMQQGAVMVDVAIDQGGCFETSRPTTHAEPVYAVDGVIHYCVTNMPGAVPRTSTFALTHATLPYVITLADRGWREAMSGDPGFGLGLNVAEGKIMHPAVAAALG; encoded by the coding sequence ATGCTCATCGGCGTTCCCCGCGAAATCAAAAATCACGAATACCGCGTCGGCCTGACGCCCGAAGCCGTGCTCGAATTGGCGCAGCGCGGGCATAAAGTTCTCGTCGAAAGCGGCGCGGGCGGCGGCATCGGCGTCACCGACGGGGATTACGTCCAGGCGGGCGCCGCCATCGCCGCCGACGCGAAAAGCCTGTTCGCCGAAGCCGAGATGATCGTCAAGGTCAAGGAGCCGCAGCCCCAGGAATGCGCGATGCTGCGGCCGGGGCAAATTCTGTTCACCTATCTGCATCTCGCGGCGGAGCCGGAAATCGCCCGCGCGCTGCAAAAATCCGGCGCGGTCTGCATCGCCTATGAGACCGTCACCGATGCCGCCGGAAGATTGCCTTTGCTCGCGCCGATGTCCGAAGTCGCCGGGCGCATGGCGGTGCAGGCGGGGGCGCATTATCTCGAAAAGGCGCATGGCGGGCGCGGCGTGCTGCTCAGCGGCGTGCCCGGCACTTCGCGCGGCAAGGTGATGATTCTCGGCGGCGGGACTGTCGGCGCGAACGCGGCGCAGGTGGCTTGCGGCATGGGCGCGGAGGTCACGGTGTTCGACCGTTCTTTGCCAAGATTGCGCGAGCTCGATCTGGCGTTCGGCGGCGCGCTGAACACGCATTACGCCACCACCGGAGCCATCGAAAAAGCTTTGCGCCGGGCCGATCTCGTGATCGGCGCGGTGCTGGTGCCGGGAGCCGCCGCGCCGCGCCTCGTAACACGCGCCGCGCTGAAGACCATGCAGCAAGGCGCGGTCATGGTCGACGTGGCCATCGATCAGGGCGGCTGTTTCGAGACGTCGCGCCCGACCACCCATGCCGAGCCGGTCTATGCGGTGGACGGCGTGATTCATTATTGCGTCACCAATATGCCGGGCGCGGTGCCGCGCACATCCACCTTCGCGCTGACTCACGCCACGCTGCCTTACGTCATCACGCTCGCCGACCGGGGCTGGCGGGAGGCGATGAGTGGCGATCCGGGATTCGGCCTCGGCCTCAATGTCGCCGAGGGGAAAATCATGCATCCCGCGGTTGCGGCGGCGCTGGGCTAA
- the map gene encoding type I methionyl aminopeptidase, whose product MNMYEAEEPEESDAAAPVIHTAEDFAGMRAAGRLAAAALDYIIPFVVPGVKTIELNDIAEKFMRDGGGVPATIGYRGYKHASCISPNHVVCHGIPGDKQLLDGDIVNIDVTVILDGWFGDTSRMFLVGEKTSLKARRLVDVTYEAMMRGIEAVKPGATLGDVGHAIQSLVEANRFSVVRDFCGHGVGRRFHMPPSVLHLGEPGKGVVLQPGMIFTIEPMVNAGGYGVKVLSDGWTAVTKDKSLSAQFEHSIGVTETGYEIFTLSPAGLHQPPYTL is encoded by the coding sequence ATGAATATGTATGAAGCCGAAGAGCCTGAAGAATCCGATGCCGCAGCCCCCGTCATCCATACGGCGGAGGATTTCGCGGGCATGCGCGCGGCGGGACGGCTGGCGGCGGCGGCGCTCGATTATATCATTCCTTTCGTCGTTCCCGGCGTAAAAACCATCGAGCTGAACGACATCGCCGAAAAATTCATGCGCGACGGCGGCGGGGTTCCGGCCACCATCGGCTATCGCGGCTATAAGCATGCGAGCTGCATTTCGCCCAACCATGTCGTCTGTCACGGCATTCCCGGCGACAAGCAATTGCTGGACGGCGATATCGTCAATATCGACGTCACGGTGATTCTCGACGGCTGGTTCGGCGATACCAGCCGGATGTTCCTGGTCGGCGAAAAAACCAGCCTGAAGGCCAGGCGGCTGGTCGATGTCACCTATGAGGCGATGATGCGCGGCATCGAGGCGGTCAAGCCGGGCGCGACGCTCGGCGATGTCGGCCACGCGATCCAGAGCCTGGTCGAGGCCAATCGCTTCTCCGTCGTCCGCGATTTCTGCGGCCATGGCGTCGGCCGGCGCTTTCATATGCCGCCGTCGGTGCTGCATCTCGGCGAGCCGGGCAAGGGCGTGGTTTTGCAGCCAGGCATGATCTTCACCATCGAGCCGATGGTGAATGCCGGAGGCTATGGCGTGAAGGTTTTGTCCGACGGCTGGACGGCGGTGACCAAGGACAAATCGCTCTCGGCGCAATTCGAGCATTCCATCGGCGTGACGGAAACCGGCTATGAGATTTTCACGCTATCGCCCGCCGGATTGCACCAGCCGCCTTATACGCTTTAA
- a CDS encoding anhydro-N-acetylmuramic acid kinase: MFHAIGLMSGTSLDGIDAALIATDGLKAVKPLGFVTLPYRPEFRQKLRECFGNQAGNNDPHVAAIETELTTLHAAAVDILLKRARRAPETIDMIGFHGQTLWHRPREKRTCQIGDGALLAKLTRIPVVNDFRSADVAAGGQGAPFVPLYHAARAATMPKPLAILNIGGVANITWLERHQERGEEILAFDTGPGVALLDDWMLRHTGIPYDADGKTAAQGKADWASVVHILARPHFALPAPKSLDRNEFHDLDLGQLSPEDGAATLAMVTAAAVARGFQLIDKKPLMLLVTGGGRHHPPMMRWIAELADCPALPVEAVGWNGDALEAEAFAYLAVRHWLDLPLSLPRTTGVPEPMRGGVLHRP; encoded by the coding sequence ATGTTCCATGCCATAGGCCTGATGAGCGGCACGTCGCTGGACGGCATCGATGCCGCCTTGATCGCGACCGACGGGCTGAAAGCCGTCAAGCCGCTCGGATTCGTCACGCTGCCCTACCGGCCCGAATTCCGGCAAAAGCTGCGCGAATGCTTCGGCAACCAGGCGGGCAACAACGATCCGCATGTCGCCGCCATCGAAACCGAGCTTACCACGCTCCACGCCGCCGCGGTCGATATATTGCTGAAGCGCGCGCGGCGCGCGCCGGAAACCATCGACATGATCGGATTCCACGGGCAGACGCTATGGCATCGCCCGCGCGAGAAGCGCACCTGCCAGATCGGCGACGGCGCGCTGCTGGCGAAGCTGACGCGCATTCCGGTCGTGAATGATTTCCGCTCGGCGGATGTGGCGGCGGGCGGCCAGGGCGCGCCCTTCGTGCCGCTCTATCATGCCGCCCGCGCCGCGACCATGCCCAAGCCGCTCGCGATCCTGAATATCGGCGGCGTGGCGAATATCACATGGCTTGAGCGCCACCAGGAGCGCGGCGAAGAAATCCTGGCCTTCGATACCGGCCCCGGCGTCGCGCTGCTGGATGACTGGATGCTGCGCCATACCGGCATCCCCTATGACGCCGACGGCAAGACGGCGGCACAAGGCAAGGCCGACTGGGCCAGCGTCGTCCATATTCTGGCCCGGCCTCATTTCGCGCTGCCGGCGCCGAAATCGCTCGACCGCAACGAGTTCCATGATCTCGATCTCGGCCAGCTTTCGCCTGAAGACGGCGCCGCGACGCTGGCCATGGTCACCGCCGCCGCCGTCGCGCGCGGCTTTCAGCTTATCGATAAAAAACCGCTCATGCTGCTGGTCACCGGCGGCGGGCGGCATCATCCGCCGATGATGCGCTGGATCGCGGAACTGGCTGATTGTCCCGCCTTGCCGGTCGAAGCGGTGGGATGGAACGGCGACGCGCTGGAGGCCGAAGCCTTCGCCTATCTCGCGGTGCGCCACTGGCTCGATCTGCCGCTCAGCCTGCCTCGCACCACTGGCGTTCCGGAGCCGATGCGCGGCGGCGTGCTGCACAGGCCTTAA